The Lolium perenne isolate Kyuss_39 chromosome 6, Kyuss_2.0, whole genome shotgun sequence genome segment TCTAACGGTTCAAAAATATTTTTGTAGCTACAATCTCACTTTGGCAACTGAAAAAATTCAGTTGTAACTTTACTTGCAACAGAAAAAACCTCAGTGGCAATTGCACGATTCACAATGCAAAATCGTTGCAGGAATCTATTGAGCACTAGTTTAATTCTCAATCTGCTAAGAACTAATAATTCCCTAAATCTATAGGTATTATAATCGTCAATAACTTTTTATACAAACTAGGTGAAATTTTGCACGATTTTACTTTTAACAAAATTTATGCGCATATTTTACTGAACAGGGATGGTACGAGTACTTTGTAACTGCATGGATCCAAAGACGGCAAGTTAGCCGGCCGCTTTTCACCGGCATCGTAGGGTGACGCATGACTTCACGGCGCGCGCGCGTACGTCGTCCGTTAATTAGCACCGACGGATATATATTTATCGATCGTACAAACTTGCATGTGGGGGGTGCGAGGGTACGTCGCAGAGGAAACGAGATTAAGAATGAGGGGTGGAGAGCATCCCCTGCACTCAACTCAGTTGACGCGAACCTTTTTCCTGATCTACCCTCTGCTCATCTAGAAGGACAAACCCAAGTGGAGACACATGCACTGGTTCAGAGAGAGACCGGGTTAGCGCTGTCCCGTTTCAGTTAATTTTAGCTAGAGTCACTGGTCGTAGTAGCATCAGAGCAGCCGCAGCTGCCGCAAGTGGGCCATGCATGCTTGCCAAGTGCTACTAGTAGCTTAATCATCTTTGTTAGTTTTTCAAGGGATTTGCTAGTTCTCAGTTAGCTAGCTCAGAACTAACTTCATGTTCAATCAAATTTTACTCCATTTGATTCACATCACGATTCATGCTAGTCATGAGTTTCAATATGACCTGCAACTTAAATTTGATGACATCAGCTAACTGAGAATTAAGTTAGTTActtaaaaaaaagagaataaagttaGTTCTCACTGAGAAATTGTCACACCTAGTTTTTAAAACTCAAGTAAACGCGTCACATCACGTGCGTAGTACGGATAGAGCCGATCGAGGGCGAGAGTAGTCAGTAGACAGAGAGAGGAAGCAGCCGTGAAAGCACGGCCGGCATCAACATACGAGAAAAAAATTACAGACTGGAGTAGTATTAATTCCCGTACTAGCAGTACGTAAAACAAAGTTAAAGCTGGAGCAGTACACCGTGATGATAGTATTAATTTGCTCTAGGTAGAGTACCGTAGTAGTGGTCGGTCGGTTGTCTATAGAGGACACAACTCGATCCAAAGCCACCAACTAAATTTACAAATCGAATAGTAGATCGAAGAAAGGGACAACAAAAGAAGCAGTAGCCATCGAGCCAGCTCCGAGAGAACACATGGAGGAGACGAGCTGACAGAtgcccgaagaagaagaagcgcgAGGATAAGCCTTAGCCCTAATTAAGCGGTACCTAATATATATGCCCTACGTACAGATTAACGGAGTGAAAGCTTAGGAGACAGATCTAGGCGGGCAGAAAGGAAGAGAGGTGGTAGTGCATATTTAAATATGTGGACATATGTATACCCTAGCGACTAACTGAGCAAGCTAGGTCGTCTCGTACGTGGCTGGCCGGTCGGAGAAATtcatggcgccgccgccgcttAAATTGTCGTGGCGGTTCGATCTCGCCGGTCGGCGCTGCCGCTCGTACGCACGACGCTCGCTCACGAGCGCAGGATGCTGCGGATGATCTCGGCGCCGGCGCTATTGTGGTCCATGGTGGACATGAGGTCGGAGAGCCGGTCGCTGAGGTCGTCCACCTCCCGGTGGAGGCTCTTGATGTAGCTGCACGTCTCCTTGAGCAGCTTAGTCGTCGACGCCTGCATTTTCAATTCCATTTCACCCACAATTAAAGGTCTGGACTTGCTCGCTTCTGGGTTCGTATGAAGCAAACTCGCACAATGCATGCGAGCTTCCAGAAAGCTAGTTATTGGTTGTTACCTGGCCGGAGCCGCGGCGGCGGGCGTTGGGAAGAAGAGACTGGAGCTTGGAAATGAGCTCGTTGATCTCCTCCTCGGAGATGGCGCCACGCGAAGACCTTCTGCTCGACATCGTCGTTCTTCTCACCGGCTGGCAGCTCGGATGTGCAAGCTTCTTCCCGCCGGAGCTACCAAACAGACTCCGGCCGGCTAACGAAGCTAGCCGTGCAGCCTGTGCTGGACAAGTAGACGCAGGTTGGCACACACAGGCGGCCGGGCTGCTGGCTGGTGAAGCTAGCTCTGGAAGAAGAGAAGCTCGGTTGGTAAGTCCGGGCGCTGGCTGGCTTTGCTGGATGAGTGTGTGTGGAGGGAGACAGAAAGGGAGAGGGTGTCTTTATAGGAAGAAGAATGGATTGGGGATCGATCAAGGCGGGTAGCGAAATGCTCTGATTCGATCATCCCGTAATTACTCTAGTAGAGTACTTCAGTACTACTGGACTTGAGGAGAATTAGGAAAAGGAAACGGATTAGACTACGAGGGAAAAAGGCGAGCGGGCTGGGCCGGGCCCGCGTGTCCCTCTCTGTCCAATCGGTGCGCGGCCCACAGGTAGGCAGCTCGATTGTGGGCCCCAGCTAGGTACAATAAGGGCGATGACCACTTGCCACTTGCCACGTGGCCGTGCCCTTTGAAAGGACTGGTTGATTTTACTGGCAATATGAAGGCGTGAGCAATGGTGGCATAGTACACAACTAGCTGGTTCAGGTAAAAAGTTGTAAGAAGCAACATGGTAAATTTTATCTCTCCAATAAAAGCTACAACTTTAGtcagaaaaaaaatagaagagaCACCACAAATATGATACTATGTATTTTTTTCTCTTTCTAAAAATCGTGTTTTTAACTCAGTCATGCCTCCCCTATAAGGTGCATGCTTTTTATGAGAGAGAAAGAAATACAGTCCCTTTTTGGGCGTACGTGTTGCACGCATCACTCTCCCTCAATCAGCGCGTGACATGGCATACACCAGCTAATCTCCGGCGTCCTACGTGCGCTTATTATACATATGACATGCCACGTAGTTAATTAACGCCCCTCTGTCATGCATGCTACTGTGAAGAAGCCACGCAAAAGACAAGTTACGTGCATGCATGTACACAGGCTCCATCTCTCGGCTGGGGGAACCGGGGACATGGGCATCTTTGAGTCTAGCGCCCGCTTTGTTTTCTTTCGGATAGATTATATACTTGATCAGTTAATTAAAGACTTCCGATCCGATTAGAGTTGATGTACTGCACGTATGCTGGTGCTGAATATGATAGTTGCCGTATGTGCAGCGACACAAGACAAGAGGCGATAGCTGTCCCTGTATCAGCTTACACGGTGCGGGAGAAGTGGGTTTATCTAGCTCCGCGGCCAAAACCCTCAGTTAAGGTGGAGCAATCAGCGTGTGTTCCTGTGCTAATCTGGCAAGGCCGATAGCTAACAGGGGTTTGATTCGTCGACACATCGTGATACTCGGCTCAAATTAATCCGTCATCATCCGACGATTAGTATAGCTTGATGGCGCTTAACAGTGAAGATCAGATGAGAGGGACGTCCAAGAATTCGACATCGAGTTGCAACCTCAAACGAAACAAGGGATTTTGGCGAGTTCCTAGACGTCGCAGCCAGCAGCTAGGGATCGTTCAACATGTCCAGTATGTACTCACTCCATCCTAAAATAGGATGCCTGTAATATTTGAATAAAGTTGAATTTCTTAAAATTTACCAACAATATATAGGAAAAGTGTCAACATTTATAATTTTAAATTAATATTTTTAGAactatcatgaaatatattttcatattatatgcatCTAACATTTTACATGTTGATATTTTTTATATATAGTTGCTCAAACTTAAAAAAAAACTAGCTGAAAACTATAGACATCCTAATTTGGAAAGAAGGGCATATAGGCTAGGAGGGGAAGGATGTGAACCGGGGTCACGTGCACCAGTTTTTTTAAAACTGGAAGAAATCTATTTAAAAgttaaaaaaattgaaataatTTTTTTCATGTATATATTATATTGATGCTTGCTTGTGCAAGTCTGAACGAAAAAATACGATTGTATGTGGCCTACACGAAAATAATAAAATATTCAAATGACACTATAATGGTTGGTGAGGTACTATTCATAGAAATAGGAAATTGCAGTTTCACATTTTTGTGTAGGTCATATATGGTTATTTTTTTGTCCCAAAATCTGCACAgctaagtatcaacataatatctaCATACGtgcattttttttaaaaaaatcaaaacttTGAAATAGCATTTTTTTGGAACTTTCAATATAAGGTGCATGTACACCCGGGTGTAATCGGGTATTTCCCATATAGGCTAGGGTtagggcatgcccaatgcactgcCCTAGAGGTACTGCTTCACACATTTAGCAAGGTTTgggtggtccaaagtaggttcggGTGAGAGAAAGAaatacatagtgtcatatttgtTTATCGAAAACTACAAACAAAGCCATACGTGTAGCCCTTTattttcaaaaaatcaaaaattaTAGTTTtacgtttcaaaaaaatctgaaaaaatatattggatgtagacaatgatgaaatctacaaatgggcaaaatctcaatgtgaaattcTTTGTATTTTAGACTACACAAAATTGGAAAATTCTGGCAGATTTTGTTGAAATATGCACTATTCACTATTGTCAGATCCACACATTTGTCATATTTGTGTAGCATAAACTACTAAgaatttcacattgagattttaCATGTTTGTAGATACCATCATTGGCTACATCCAAGATTTTCAAATTATTTTGAAACTTAAAACTATGATTTCTGAATTTTTCAAAATAAAGAGCTATATGTAGCTCGACCTTCATTTGTCCATTCTCTTTCATTCATGTATTATATATAGTATCTATATTTACTCCATCCGTTAGATAGATTGATGCGGACTCACCTACAAAGTACACACGGGCTGGTAGTGTCCAAAGTTGATTAGTTCTGATGGGAGGTAGTTTTTCTTTACGAAATATAGGGAGAATCTCAGCCTCTGCATCAACTGATATAAAAAGCTTTCTTTTATTGCATAGTTTTGAGTTTAAGAGTTTATACCTTATGGATCATAGAGAGTGTACATAAAGATCAACCACCGGAATATAAGAAAAACAAGTCACCTATACATCATGTAATCGTCTAGTAAGGAATCACTACCATGGTTGACGATATCTCGTGGAACCGTCTCTAGACGGGTACACTCAGAAAACATAGGAGCACGCTGCTCCCCGGAAGGTGAAAAACACCACTCCTGGATCAAATGCTTAGCCATGAGAATAACCTATAATTAAAAACGAGAACTTCCTTTCCTGTTAAAAATTAATATCATTCCTGCATTTCCATAATGGCCACAGAATTGCACAAGTTTCTAGTTGAATTCGTGCCTTGGTATCTTTATCTATCCCATTTAACCTATTATGTTGGTGGGGCAATATTGAAAATAAGTGAACTACTCTATTTATGGTTTGATATTTTTTTAAGTTAGAATTACTTTTCTGTGGAGGAACCACATAAAGATCTTAATCTTTAATGGTACCTTAAGCTTCCAAATGTACTTTTCTAAATAGACCGTGTGCACATTCATAAAATCGGCGTACATAGATTTAACAATGAAAGTCCCAAAAGTAGTAAGCTTCCACACAAACTTGTCACCATCATTAGATAAATTAACGAGCATAAGCCGCTGAACCAAATGGGTCCAAGATGCCCATTTATTATCTGAAATAGTCCCTCTAAACCTAATATGTAGCGGTTTGTTAGTTAACACATCGGCCACCAAAAGACATTTCTTCGATGAACGATGTTCTGTAGCAATGGATATTGTTCACCTAGAGAGCATCTCCCAACCAATTATCTTCCCCGAATATTTTTGAATGACCATTCACTAACACAAATGATCCCTAGAACCTTCATTAGAACCTTCCAAAACTGAGAATACGAGGGCCTCGTTGTCACTTGTGACGATGTTTAGTAGTTTGAATAGGCATTTGCTTAAAAGACATATGTTCTTGAAATCTAATACCTCAATACCCCCGCCCCCTAGAACTTTGGATCTACAAACAATATTCCACTAAGTTAAACGGTATTTTCGTTTGTGCTGATCACTTAGCCAGAAAAAAGTGACCAATAGAAGTTTAGTTTTTTCAAAACCCCTTTGGGTATCTATAAGAAGGATAACAAAAATATCGGCAAGCTTGCAATAACAGAATTTATGAGGACCCGCGGATCTCCTAATGAGAGCAGCTTACCTTGCTAGCACCTAAGCTTTCCACTGgattccattccatattcaaaagTTGCCTATAATGAATCTGGATGCCTAGATAGACgaagacaaaaaaaaaacagCCTCACAACCGAAAAAGATTTTTGTATTGATCATGTAAATCTCACTTAAACGGAAAATCTCACTTAAGTTAGTTTGTTGTCCAGATAGTCGCTCGAAGATACATCAAATCAACTTCATGTT includes the following:
- the LOC127306127 gene encoding transcription factor ILI5, which produces MSSRRSSRGAISEEEINELISKLQSLLPNARRRGSGQASTTKLLKETCSYIKSLHREVDDLSDRLSDLMSTMDHNSAGAEIIRSILRS